One segment of Carya illinoinensis cultivar Pawnee chromosome 1, C.illinoinensisPawnee_v1, whole genome shotgun sequence DNA contains the following:
- the LOC122306969 gene encoding probable vacuolar amino acid transporter YPQ1: MQYCVKEQKPCARWVEKYFKDCLCNLRDELSFGFGFISLVCWGVAEIPQIITNFQTKSGHGVSLAFLLTWVVGDVFNLVGCLMEPATLPTQYYTALLYTISTVVLVLQSVYYDHIRGWFKRRQIKVNHLAYKEDHKKPLMRPKSVDPGISIPTASPKVTPRREFYITSARSLAGSGTPPFRTYLTAAKSGPSAMGLNSDSSSDDEAAPAPAKKSISQPRPIPRSLGYGTFLATSLNLPLHSKGLTEAYLGLTGRKLLHEQGGVESVYGQWLGWLMAAIYMGGRLPQIWLNIKRGSVEGLNPLMFIFALVANVTYVASILVRTTEWEKIKANMPWLLDAVVCVGLDLLIILQYIYYKYLRRTPGTTSTTEDYGDYVHGSK, from the exons atgcagTACTGTGTAAAGGAACAAAAGCCCTGCGCGCGTTGGGTTGAGAAGTATTTTAAAGACTGCCTTTGCAATCTGAGAGATGAGTTATCTTTTGGTTTTGGGTTTATTAGTCTAGTCTGTTGGGGAGTGGCAGAAATCCCTCAAATCATCACCAATTTCCAGACCAAGTCCGGCCATGGAGTTTCCCTTGCTTTTCTGCTCACTTGGGTTGTTGG AGATGTTTTTAATCTGGTTGGTTGCCTTATGGAACCTGCAACG TTGCCTACCCAGTACTATACGGCTCTG CTTTACACAATCAGTACAGTAGTGTTGGTATTGCAGAGCGTGTACTATGACCACATCCGCGGATGGTTCAAGCGTCGACAGATCAAAGTTAACCATCTG GCTTATAAAGAGGATCATAAAAAACCATTAATGAGACCTAAGTCAGTTGATCCAGGCATTTCAATACCTACAGCTTCCCCAAAAGTAACTCCTCGAAGAGAGTTCTACATCAC TTCAGCAAGATCTTTGGCTGGCAGTGGTACCCCTCCGTTTCGAACATATCTAACAGCTGCCAAAAGTGGTCCTTCGGCTATGGGACTGAACAGTGATTCATCGTCAGATGATGAGGCAGCTCCAGCCCCGGCTAAAAAGTCCATTAGCCAGCCTAGGCCTATTCCAAGATCG CTAGGCTATGGaacatttctagctacatcactCAACTTGCCCCTACATAGTAAGGGTTTGACAGAAGCATACTTGGGACTTACTGGGAGGAAGCTCTTACAT GAACAAGGTGGGGTAGAGAGTGTATACGGTCAATGGTTGGGATGGCTAATGGCTGCCATTTACATGGGCGGTCGACTCCCCCAGATATGGTTAAAT ATTAAAAGGGGGAGTGTAGAG GGCTTGAATCCTCTCATGTTCATTTTTGCACTGGTCGCCAACGTTACTTACGTGGCAAG TATTCTTGTAAGGACAACTGAATGGGAAAAAATCAAAGCCAATATGCCATGGTTGCTGGATGCTGTTGTATGCGTGGGGCTTGATTTACTT atcatatTGCAGTATATCTATTACAAGTATCTTCGAAGAACGCCGGGCACAACTAGTACAACTGAAGATTATGGAGACTACGTGCATGGAAGCAAGTAA
- the LOC122306974 gene encoding probable galacturonosyltransferase-like 1, with translation MPRLSPPQKQRQHHHLSLFLLAVFILSFTGNVATTQPFREAPKFYNSPICASISAAAAAEFCSNEAVHVAMTLDAAYLRGSMAAILSVLQHSSCPENIVFHFVSSSSSDLLGSTISKSFPYLKFRVYAFDDSAVSGLISTSIRTALDCPLNYARNYLASLLPPCVRRVVYLDSDLVLVDDIAKLSATPLGDRAVLAAPEYCNANFTSYFTPTFWSNPSLSLIFAGREACYFNTGVMVIDLQRWRDGDYTNKIVEWMELQKRIRIYDLGSLPPFLLVFAGNIAPVDHRWNQHGLGGDNFRGLCRDLHPGPASLLHWSGKGKPWARLDANRPCPLDELWAPYDLLQTQFALES, from the coding sequence ATGCCAAGACTATCACCACCACAAAAGCAGCGGCAGCACCACCACCTCTCACTATTCCTTCTCGCCGTCTTTATACTCTCCTTCACCGGTAATGTCGCCACCACTCAACCATTCCGTGAAGCTCCCAAGTTCTACAACTCCCCAATCTGCGCTTCTATTTCTGCTGCAGCTGCTGCTGAATTCTGCTCCAATGAGGCAGTCCACGTCGCCATGACTCTCGACGCCGCTTATCTCCGTGGCTCCATGGCCGCCATTCTCTCTGTTCTCCAGCACTCTTCCTGCCCTGAAAACATAGTTTTCCACTttgtctcctcctcctcctctgacCTTCTCGGCAGCACCATCTCCAAGTCTTTCCCATACTTGAAGTTCCGAGTCTACGCTTTTGATGACTCGGCCGTGTCGGGACTCATCTCCACCTCGATCCGAACCGCCTTGGACTGCCCTCTCAACTATGCCCGAAACTACCTGGCAAGTCTCCTCCCTCCATGTGTGCGGCGCGTGGTCTACCTCGACTCCGACCTGGTCCTCGTCGACGACATTGCCAAGCTCTCCGCGACCCCTCTCGGGGACCGAGCGGTCCTTGCCGCGCCCGAGTACTGCAACGCGAATTTCACCTCCTACTTCACGCCGACTTTTTGGTCCAACCCTTCTCTGTCCCTGATCTTCGCGGGCCGCGAAGCCTGTTACTTCAACACAGGTGTGATGGTCATCGACTTGCAGCGGTGGAGAGATGGTGACTACACGAACAAGATAGTGGAGTGGATGGAGCTCCAGAAGAGGATTCGGATCTATGATCTGGGTTCGCTGCCGCCATTTTTACTGGTTTTCGCCGGGAACATAGCTCCTGTGGATCACCGGTGGAACCAGCATGGTCTCGGGGGGGACAACTTTCGTGGACTTTGTAGAGATCTGCATCCTGGTCCGGCGAGTCTGTTGCATTGGAGTGGGAAAGGAAAGCCGTGGGCTCGACTCGACGCGAATCGGCCATGCCCGTTGGACGAGTTATGGGCTCCTTATGATCTTTTGCAGACACAGTTCGCTCTCGAGTCTTAG
- the LOC122306983 gene encoding E3 ubiquitin-protein ligase RNF185-like codes for MASGFGESTTSVPSQSSSFSGNNGNDAADFECNICFELAQDPIVTLCGHLFCWPCLYRWLHHHSQCQECPVCKALVQEEKLVPLYGRGKTQSDPRSKSFPGIDIPSRPAGQRPETAPPQDANQFNFGNYGFGFMGGFMPMATARIGNFTLSTAFGGLIPSLFNIHFQGFPDATVYGQTSGFPYGFHTFHGGHAHRFHQPIVRGQQADNVLKNLFLLIGVFVIIALLWW; via the coding sequence ATGGCAAGTGGATTTGGGGAGTCGACCACAAGCGTGCCATCCCAAAGCTCGTCTTTCTCAGGCAATAATGGCAATGACGCGGCCGATTTCGAATGCAATATCTGCTTCGAATTGGCTCAGGACCCAATTGTAACTCTTTGTGGCCACCTCTTCTGTTGGCCATGTCTATACAGATGGCTCCATCATCACTCTCAGTGCCAGGAATGCCCAGTTTGCAAGGCCCTAGTACAAGAGGAAAAGTTAGTTCCTCTCTATGGAAGGGGCAAAACACAGAGTGACCCGCGATCAAAGTCCTTTCCTGGTATTGATATTCCTAGCCGTCCGGCCGGTCAAAGACCCGAAACTGCTCCTCCCCAGGATGCAAATCAGTTTAACTTCGGCAATTATGGGTTTGGATTTATGGGGGGTTTTATGCCAATGGCGACGGCTAGGATTGGTAACTTCACGCTTTCTACTGCCTTTGGTGGTCTGATTCCGTCACTATTCAATATTCATTTCCAGGGTTTCCCGGATGCTACTGTGTATGGACAGACTTCTGGTTTTCCCTATGGATTTCATACATTTCATGGAGGTCATGCTCACAGGTTCCACCAGCCAATAGTTCGGGGACAGCAGGCCGATAATGTTTTGAAGAATCTCTTTCTTCTGATAGGTGTTTTTGTGATCATTGCTCTTCTTTGGTGGTAA